A single genomic interval of Helianthus annuus cultivar XRQ/B chromosome 13, HanXRQr2.0-SUNRISE, whole genome shotgun sequence harbors:
- the LOC110898184 gene encoding 2-Cys peroxiredoxin BAS1, chloroplastic, protein MAASSASAALISSPNPFISPKSHTLSFSASSSLTFQSKSLRSSLSLRPSTARRNTFVVKAALPLVGNQAPDFEAEAVFDQEFINVKLSDYIGKKYVILFFYPLDFTFVCPTEITAFSDRYAEFEKINTEILGVSVDSVFSHLAWVQTDRKSGGLGDLNYPLISDVTKSISKAFNVLIEDQGIALRGLFIIDKEGVIQHSTINNLAIGRSVDETLRTLQALQFVQENPDEVCPAGWKPGEKSMKPDPKGSKEYFAAI, encoded by the exons atGGCTGCTTCATCTGCCTCTGCAGCTCTTATCTCCTCCCCAAACCCTTTCATTTCCCCCAAATCTCATACCCTAAGCTTCTCCGCctcctcctccttgacctttcAGTCCAAATCCCTCCGTTCTTCCCTCTCTCTCCGCCCCTCCACCGCCCGCCGCAACACATTCGTCGTCAAAGCT GCACTGCCACTAGTTGGAAATCAGGCACCGGACTTTGAAGCTGAGGCTGTTTTTGATCAAGAGTTCATTAAT GTTAAGCTCTCTGACTACATTGGCAAGAAATatgtcattctctttttctacccTTTGGACTTCACTTTTGTTTGTCCAACAG AAATCACTGCATTCAGTGACCGATATGCAGAATTCGAGAAGATTAATACTGAAATATTGGGCGTTTCTGTAGACAGTGTG TTCTCCCACCTTGCATGGGTTCAAACAGACAGAAAATCTGGCGGTCTTGGTGATCTGAACTACCCTCTGATTTCCGATGTCACAAAATCGATTTCAAAAGCTTTCAATGTGTTGATTGAAGACCAG GGAATAGCATTGAGAGGGCTTTTCATAATTGATAAGGAAGGTGTCATCCAACACTCCACAATTAACAATCTCGCAATTGGTCGAAGCGTTGATGAAACATTGAGAACACTTCAG GCATTGCAATTTGTACAAGAGAACCCGGATGAGGTATGCCCGGCTGGATGGAAGCCAGGGGAGAAGTCGATGAAGCCCGACCCTAAGGGCAGCAAGGAATACTTTGCGGCCATATAG